From Halobacteriovoraceae bacterium, one genomic window encodes:
- a CDS encoding M23 family metallopeptidase: MKLFSILLLMSLLSCSHQDKSEFNVVDLDKVQEKIVSEIIHIPRGEIIRLEKVLPEEYFQVDFNIECRDKKIPYYKNNKTVIFFLSESYFSDFNPYRCTLNVEDLKKSVTIYSIIVNDASYPSEKLDVDQKRITLSQKDLQRVQDEQKILNAIYSNGMNYPLFKSGFRRPLNSSITSVYGTQRVFNDLKKTQHLGVDFRARKPMEIKNAGSGKVVLATNLFYTGNTVIVDHGLGIFTIYGHLSKVNVNVGDLLPKGHVLGLTGKTGRVTGPHLHWGVKVHQEWINGLSLVEEGIL; encoded by the coding sequence ATGAAACTTTTTTCTATTTTATTGTTAATGTCTCTTCTTTCTTGTTCGCATCAAGATAAATCTGAATTCAACGTTGTTGACCTTGATAAGGTACAAGAAAAAATCGTTTCAGAAATCATTCATATACCACGTGGTGAAATCATCAGACTAGAAAAAGTTTTACCAGAAGAGTATTTTCAAGTCGATTTTAATATTGAATGCCGCGATAAAAAAATTCCATATTACAAAAATAATAAAACTGTTATCTTCTTTTTAAGTGAATCATATTTTAGTGATTTTAATCCTTACCGTTGCACACTGAATGTTGAAGATTTAAAAAAATCTGTCACAATTTATTCTATTATAGTTAATGATGCTTCATACCCTTCCGAGAAATTGGATGTAGACCAGAAACGAATTACTTTATCTCAAAAAGATCTTCAAAGAGTCCAAGATGAACAAAAAATATTAAATGCAATTTATTCAAATGGAATGAATTACCCCTTATTTAAAAGTGGATTTAGAAGACCTCTCAATTCTAGTATAACAAGCGTATATGGAACTCAAAGAGTGTTTAATGATTTAAAGAAAACACAACATTTGGGAGTAGATTTTAGAGCTCGCAAACCAATGGAAATTAAAAATGCTGGTAGTGGAAAAGTTGTACTGGCCACAAATCTTTTTTATACTGGAAACACTGTTATTGTCGATCATGGACTTGGAATATTTACTATTTATGGACATCTCTCCAAAGTGAATGTTAACGTAGGTGATTTATTACCTAAAGGCCATGTCCTTGGACTCACAGGAAAAACTGGTAGAGTAACAGGGCCACACTTACATTGGGGAGTAAAAGTACATCAAGAGTGGATTAATGGATTATCTTTAGTAGAAGAAGGTATACTTTGA
- a CDS encoding HAMP domain-containing histidine kinase, producing the protein MQSLAESHDGKFLKKESQIFKDTYREILFRMNKLNSATGINLSQINSEAQKIIENSFSESSLDKIITLIDTLAVSCLQRGKFFVRKIKDPPEKVNKNAILILDEVVIEFDLNELTDPDFLLFFAVLNKINQFSSYRNFYNREFNIARLNELQTALHNFKHGLVLLSENGEVIFHNKKFSEISFPLPKLLKLKNGETNNFSGNTYKVIKYSFQHSFKNYEIMILVLGESVYKKNGPPLNSVDLGIISSSIAHELNNPLAGMLSVLTLITLENELDQDQLDMFEGINESLLRCKELVEIFLGFSRVNINSKQKISLDMAIDKSLELLRGRMVEANIKLNLDKGLQQSLFQGPVDLFNINSATGTMIFYLLFSEILTQFSHMRLVKLDQRSNIQSSIKLSKSIHEDQFEIKIERAEEVFKRLNISKLMYYLLEFEGLKLSMLNDRISIRRTK; encoded by the coding sequence ATGCAAAGTTTAGCCGAAAGTCATGATGGAAAATTTTTAAAAAAAGAATCTCAAATTTTCAAAGATACATATAGAGAAATTCTTTTTAGAATGAATAAATTAAACTCAGCGACAGGGATAAATTTATCTCAAATAAATAGTGAGGCCCAAAAAATTATTGAAAATTCTTTTAGTGAATCTTCTCTTGATAAAATCATAACTCTTATAGATACATTGGCCGTTAGTTGCCTACAAAGAGGAAAATTTTTTGTAAGAAAAATTAAAGACCCTCCTGAAAAAGTAAATAAAAATGCTATTTTAATTCTAGATGAAGTTGTCATTGAATTCGATCTTAATGAATTAACAGATCCAGATTTTTTACTTTTTTTTGCCGTTTTAAATAAAATTAATCAATTTTCTAGCTACAGAAATTTCTATAATCGAGAATTCAATATTGCTAGGCTAAATGAATTACAAACTGCACTTCACAATTTTAAACATGGGTTGGTATTATTAAGTGAAAATGGAGAGGTTATATTTCATAATAAAAAATTTTCTGAAATTAGTTTCCCTCTACCAAAACTTCTTAAGCTAAAAAATGGAGAAACAAATAATTTTTCAGGCAATACCTACAAAGTAATCAAGTATTCATTTCAACATTCATTTAAAAATTATGAAATAATGATTCTCGTTCTTGGTGAAAGTGTATACAAGAAGAATGGGCCTCCATTAAACTCGGTTGATCTTGGAATTATTTCAAGCTCGATAGCACATGAACTCAATAATCCCTTGGCCGGTATGCTTTCTGTATTAACACTGATAACCTTAGAAAATGAACTTGACCAAGATCAATTGGACATGTTCGAAGGAATCAATGAATCCCTACTAAGATGTAAAGAGCTTGTTGAAATTTTTTTAGGCTTTTCAAGAGTTAATATCAATTCAAAACAAAAAATTAGTCTTGACATGGCCATTGATAAATCTCTCGAACTTCTCAGAGGGAGAATGGTTGAAGCTAATATTAAACTCAATCTCGATAAAGGTTTACAACAATCCCTTTTTCAAGGGCCTGTTGATTTATTTAATATTAACTCGGCCACAGGAACCATGATTTTTTATCTGCTTTTTTCAGAAATATTGACCCAATTCTCTCACATGAGACTAGTTAAACTTGATCAGCGCTCAAATATTCAATCATCGATTAAACTCTCAAAATCCATTCACGAAGATCAATTTGAAATAAAAATTGAAAGGGCCGAAGAAGTATTTAAAAGATTAAATATTTCAAAACTTATGTACTATCTCCTTGAATTTGAAGGACTAAAACTCTCAATGCTCAATGATAGAATCTCTATAAGGAGAACCAAATGA
- a CDS encoding peptidoglycan DD-metalloendopeptidase family protein, with amino-acid sequence MAKSLIFFIIFQSILWASVSDVNIKILKNKLKTQSSKIAQIIESISQIEIDLNKNNDQVIDILNKRKSIEEKIYQIKQRNEQLKSKNTKIITGLDKTLKILALKKINDSQKLEDQMIIKVLENGLKMSSKKIESIQLEINDSKKDLDNLNKIVLEYAQAEKSINETIFKLENEKKDLASNYIDSKKKKADLSSRLFDLKKKFIYKTIQKNNFEETLSKYLSPIKGALSIEYKDKGVTYNIEHNKNIYALGDGTIIHTGPLGSYGNVIMIDHQKSIQSVILGDLKISVKKGQNVRAGQLIGRTLVPSGKIGKVYVDLREKNNVLNTYPLLDKNTFKVKQSERI; translated from the coding sequence ATGGCGAAAAGCTTAATATTTTTTATAATTTTTCAAAGTATTTTATGGGCATCAGTATCTGATGTTAATATCAAAATTTTAAAAAATAAGTTAAAAACACAAAGTAGTAAAATTGCTCAAATTATAGAATCTATATCTCAAATTGAGATTGATTTGAATAAAAATAATGATCAAGTTATAGATATTTTGAATAAAAGAAAAAGCATTGAAGAAAAAATCTACCAAATAAAACAAAGAAATGAACAACTGAAATCCAAAAATACCAAAATTATTACAGGACTTGATAAAACTCTCAAAATCTTAGCATTAAAAAAAATTAACGATTCACAGAAACTTGAAGATCAAATGATTATAAAGGTTTTGGAAAATGGTTTAAAAATGTCATCCAAAAAAATTGAATCAATTCAACTTGAAATTAATGATAGCAAAAAAGATCTTGATAATTTGAATAAAATTGTTCTTGAATATGCACAGGCAGAAAAATCAATCAATGAAACGATCTTTAAACTTGAAAACGAAAAGAAAGACCTTGCTTCAAATTATATTGATAGTAAAAAGAAAAAGGCCGATTTATCTTCTAGGCTATTTGATTTAAAAAAGAAATTTATCTATAAAACAATTCAAAAAAATAATTTCGAAGAAACACTTTCAAAATATCTCTCTCCAATTAAAGGTGCACTTTCTATTGAGTACAAAGATAAGGGCGTGACTTACAATATTGAACATAATAAAAATATCTATGCACTTGGAGATGGAACAATTATACACACAGGCCCATTAGGTTCATATGGGAATGTTATAATGATAGACCACCAAAAATCTATTCAATCAGTCATTTTAGGAGATCTTAAGATATCTGTAAAAAAAGGTCAAAATGTGAGGGCCGGGCAATTGATTGGACGAACACTTGTACCATCAGGTAAAATCGGCAAGGTGTATGTAGATTTGAGAGAAAAGAACAATGTATTAAACACTTATCCACTTTTAGATAAAAATACTTTTAAGGTTAAACAATCTGAGAGAATTTAG
- the xseA gene encoding exodeoxyribonuclease VII large subunit, with protein sequence MNVESVSQILGRIKSTLENNYFNVTVEGEISNFSKSSTGHYYLTISDESASLSVAVFRQDAIRNPILSKIKDGDKVIIAGQINVYQKRGTFQLVGKTLVTSGEGNLKLQFELLKKRLASEGLFDENIKKSIPKIPKRVAIITAWGSAALEDFLNIFSNKSIWMDITIIPAIVQGSKSEESLVLALQKAISFSMKNKNNSYDVIVISRGGGSMEDLWSFNSEKLAWEIYNCPIPIISAVGHQVDYSICDFVADFRCETPSAAATLLTEHQYFLKQQINKDLLRLKNCGQQIIAPLKYKLLECSPRNMISTIYSHLNFLKNKLHRLNIQGKLPIYLKIYDKRMAIDEARHTIHRILDKKLNTLQNRIEKNWGLLKVLGPQSVLERGYTYLIGPSGKIVKTKNDFDRLKSNDHLQLNFSDGIVTIIKD encoded by the coding sequence ATGAATGTTGAAAGTGTTTCTCAAATTTTAGGCCGAATTAAATCGACCCTTGAAAATAATTATTTTAATGTTACTGTCGAAGGTGAAATCTCTAATTTCTCTAAGTCTTCAACTGGACACTACTATTTAACAATTTCAGATGAATCTGCTTCTCTATCAGTTGCTGTCTTTAGACAAGATGCCATACGAAATCCAATTCTTTCAAAAATTAAAGATGGTGATAAAGTAATTATTGCAGGGCAAATTAATGTTTACCAAAAAAGAGGAACTTTCCAATTAGTCGGCAAAACTCTTGTCACCTCCGGAGAAGGCAATCTAAAACTTCAATTTGAACTTTTGAAAAAAAGATTAGCATCAGAAGGACTCTTTGATGAAAATATAAAAAAAAGTATCCCCAAAATTCCAAAAAGAGTCGCAATCATTACAGCTTGGGGATCTGCTGCGTTAGAAGATTTTTTGAATATCTTTTCTAATAAATCTATTTGGATGGATATTACAATTATTCCTGCAATCGTCCAAGGTAGCAAATCTGAAGAATCTCTCGTACTGGCGCTTCAAAAGGCCATTTCTTTTTCAATGAAAAATAAAAATAACTCCTACGACGTTATCGTTATTTCAAGAGGAGGCGGGAGCATGGAAGATCTTTGGTCTTTTAACAGTGAAAAGCTAGCTTGGGAAATTTATAATTGCCCAATTCCAATTATAAGTGCTGTTGGACACCAGGTTGATTATTCAATCTGTGACTTTGTTGCAGACTTTCGTTGTGAAACCCCCTCGGCCGCGGCAACGTTGCTGACTGAACATCAATATTTTTTAAAACAACAAATCAATAAAGACCTTTTAAGATTAAAAAATTGTGGACAACAGATCATTGCACCCCTGAAATATAAATTATTAGAGTGTTCTCCAAGAAATATGATTAGCACTATCTACTCTCACCTAAATTTTTTAAAGAACAAACTACACAGATTAAATATCCAAGGCAAATTACCCATTTATCTCAAAATTTATGACAAACGTATGGCAATTGATGAGGCCCGTCATACGATACATCGTATTCTGGACAAAAAGCTAAATACATTACAAAATAGAATTGAAAAAAATTGGGGATTGTTAAAAGTACTTGGGCCTCAAAGTGTTTTAGAAAGAGGTTATACCTATTTAATTGGGCCATCTGGAAAAATAGTAAAAACAAAAAACGATTTTGACAGATTAAAAAGCAATGATCACCTACAATTAAATTTTTCAGACGGAATAGTAACTATAATCAAGGATTGA
- a CDS encoding S41 family peptidase has product MKLFMMSIILILSIPLYSKEVKKNPTEKNSRFEKLELFNKVLYLIEGQYYREVDMEKLIQGALRGMMATLDPHSAFLDKEVFKNMQEGTDGEYGGIGIEVTYRDGSLVVVTPIDDTPAAKAGVLAGDAIVEINHENTIGLTLDEAIEKLKGKLGQKIHLGVKRNGQDKIIHISMVRRVIKTQPVKSELIENEYIFLRLGQFQRDSAKFMGEHIQNYIKEIGNENKIKGIVLDLRSNPGGLLDEAVNVASLFLKDGIVVSTEGRDGKNKEIKYVKKSGLKILKAPMVVLINASSASASEIVAGALQDHKRAIIMGRQSFGKGSVQSVAKIDNENGVKLTIAQYMTPNDRKIQAIGITPDVELDEVDAAWLKNHKQNEDFVREIDLRNHLTSTIETNEESKLINDKKKKDRLKRIERIQNKEKKKDAEFAPYIATEDFQVLQAVNFLKTFGVYNNFIKKSL; this is encoded by the coding sequence ATGAAATTATTTATGATGAGTATAATTTTGATTCTTTCAATCCCTTTATATTCTAAAGAAGTTAAAAAAAATCCTACAGAAAAAAATTCAAGATTTGAAAAACTCGAATTATTTAATAAAGTTCTCTACCTTATAGAAGGTCAGTATTATAGAGAAGTTGACATGGAAAAATTAATCCAAGGTGCTTTAAGAGGAATGATGGCCACTCTTGATCCTCATTCTGCCTTTCTAGATAAGGAAGTCTTCAAAAATATGCAAGAAGGTACCGATGGTGAATACGGAGGTATAGGTATTGAGGTGACATACAGAGATGGTTCTTTAGTGGTTGTTACCCCTATAGACGATACACCCGCTGCAAAGGCCGGAGTTTTGGCCGGAGACGCCATCGTAGAGATTAACCATGAAAATACAATCGGCCTTACACTCGATGAGGCCATAGAAAAACTCAAAGGAAAACTTGGTCAAAAAATTCATCTTGGAGTTAAAAGAAATGGCCAAGATAAAATTATACACATATCGATGGTAAGAAGAGTCATTAAAACTCAACCTGTAAAAAGTGAACTTATTGAAAATGAATATATTTTTCTTAGACTTGGACAATTTCAAAGAGACAGCGCTAAGTTTATGGGGGAACACATTCAAAATTATATTAAAGAAATTGGAAATGAAAATAAAATTAAAGGAATTGTTCTCGATTTAAGATCTAATCCAGGTGGATTACTTGATGAAGCAGTAAATGTGGCATCTCTTTTTTTAAAAGATGGGATAGTCGTTTCAACCGAAGGTAGAGATGGCAAAAATAAAGAAATAAAATATGTAAAAAAAAGTGGTCTTAAAATACTCAAGGCCCCAATGGTTGTACTTATAAATGCTTCATCAGCTTCTGCATCTGAAATTGTTGCTGGAGCATTACAAGATCATAAAAGAGCAATCATCATGGGCAGACAGTCATTTGGAAAAGGTAGCGTACAAAGTGTAGCAAAAATTGATAACGAAAATGGAGTCAAACTTACGATTGCTCAGTATATGACACCAAATGATAGAAAAATTCAGGCCATTGGTATTACACCAGATGTAGAATTAGATGAGGTGGATGCAGCATGGTTGAAAAACCACAAACAAAATGAAGACTTTGTAAGAGAAATCGATCTCAGAAATCACCTTACTTCAACCATCGAAACTAATGAAGAATCAAAGCTAATTAATGACAAAAAGAAAAAAGATAGATTGAAAAGAATAGAGAGAATTCAAAATAAAGAAAAGAAAAAAGATGCTGAATTTGCTCCCTATATTGCGACTGAAGATTTTCAAGTTTTGCAGGCCGTAAACTTTCTTAAAACCTTTGGCGTGTATAATAATTTTATAAAAAAATCACTTTAA
- a CDS encoding ABC transporter ATP-binding protein — MFTQFFGQNKKTNQIRGIGNESILSLKNVDHYYGDFQALRNINLTIKRGEMLFITGASGAGKTTLLNILAGNIKPSQGERNYAGQFGNEGPFVASVFQDLRLLENESCLTNLEISFDPSLYGSFKSFKQDKIELCRIFGIDKKLNLKVENANGGLRQKVSIIRALLSRPDIYLADEPTSALDLENARKLFDVLHLYNLKKGLTVVWSSHNKELVKKFTGRLAHLENGNLIYSGNACFM; from the coding sequence ATGTTTACACAATTTTTTGGACAGAATAAAAAAACTAATCAAATTAGAGGTATTGGTAACGAGTCAATTCTATCTTTGAAAAATGTTGATCATTACTATGGTGATTTTCAAGCATTAAGAAATATCAATCTTACTATAAAAAGAGGCGAGATGCTTTTTATTACTGGTGCAAGTGGGGCCGGTAAAACAACACTGTTAAATATTTTGGCAGGAAATATCAAACCTTCCCAAGGTGAAAGAAATTATGCTGGACAATTTGGAAATGAAGGTCCATTTGTGGCAAGTGTTTTCCAAGATTTACGCCTTTTAGAAAATGAATCTTGTCTTACAAATTTGGAAATTAGCTTTGATCCTTCTTTGTATGGAAGCTTTAAGAGTTTTAAGCAAGATAAAATTGAACTTTGTAGAATATTTGGAATTGATAAGAAACTCAATTTGAAAGTCGAAAATGCAAATGGTGGTCTAAGACAAAAAGTATCAATAATTAGGGCCCTGCTTTCTAGGCCAGATATTTATCTTGCTGATGAACCAACAAGTGCTCTAGATCTTGAAAATGCTAGAAAACTTTTTGATGTTTTACACCTCTATAACTTAAAAAAAGGACTTACAGTAGTTTGGTCTAGTCACAATAAAGAACTTGTCAAAAAATTTACAGGGAGACTAGCACATTTAGAAAATGGTAATTTAATTTATTCGGGGAACGCATGTTTTATGTAA